CCTCTTGTTCAAGTCTGGATGAACCACATACACGACATTTACAGCAAACAACACAAGGTGCAGCCAATAAAAGAAATGGTGATGCAACAAGCAAGAGTAACCCAAATCCAGCAAAAATTCCAATGACCTGTGTTCTATGCCAAATAACTGATGCACGTGAATGAcccaatttatttttacacggtcCTTTGTCATAATGTCGCAATAAAAAGTCATCCTGTagtatttatacaattataaaatttgaaaattttaataaggaaaatgattaatattattactctaacaaatagacatacttaCATCTAAAGAGGCTAGGCAATACCAGCAAAATACATGTTTACATCTTTTGCACATCATTTGAGCACAACCTTCATCCTTTTCAATAGGTACAGAACACATAGGACAACATTTGATATGATCTCCATCAAATGGTATACCTAATGAAAGATCAGAACAAGGACCACTGTGCCAAGATTCTCGACATATAGAACAGAAGTCTGTAGAACAATTAGGACAATGAACAGGTCCAATAGCAGTTCCATTTGACCCAGTAGCATTTATTGAACATATTGTTTCACAACCTGCACGTGGACACCAGGCACGTGCTTTGTCCATAGATACATCTGTATGTcacaaaaaaaattgttaaatttgttTATCAAAACATACATATTAATATACACACCTCTATTCAAACGAAATTTATGATGCTTTTCCATAAGTTCAGGACTAACAAGGCTTGTTATTTCCTTTATGGACAGTATTGCTCCATGTTCACACTGTGCATCGGGACAACTTATTTCATACGCACCTTCTTCAATCTCAAATTCAACATATGCTTTCATACACtaaaacattaaaatatatatagtattcTTCTTATAACATTTCACAAAATATACCAAGAACAAGCTTACACATACATCTTTACAATAGGAACAACCACAGCCTTCTATTTTAAATGTTTTGGAAAGAGTAGTGTCAACAAGacataatttacaaaaaattcgTCCAAGTGTTTGTTGAGAACTTGCAGTAACAAAACTACCTGCAGTAACAAAACTGCCTGCAGCCAAACTGTAGCGTGAACTGGATGCCAATGATAAAAAACTAGAACAGCGAGAACAAACTCGACTTCGATTTATGGGTCTGCCTTCCAATGCAGAAGTACTTAATCCCACTGCAGTTTCACATTTTCTTAATACTCCTGGGCCTACACTCAACCAGCTACTACCACGGGCTTCCAAACTTGCGCTACTTTCGGGTCTAAGTAAAGGTGCATCTACTCCTTTCCCTAATGCAGTTCTTTCCGTTAAAGAAAGATTTACAACGCTTGCTTCCTTGCGTAATAAAGGCAATCTCACTCCATTAAGTTTATTGGATTTATCAACTTTTTTCTGATTAGTAGCAATTTTAGTAGATGGATTCACAGATGTCACAGAGCTGGTGGCAGTACCCATATCCATTAGTGGAGCTCGTCGTACGACGAGCGAATGTAGGCTGGGCATCCCCTAATTATCAATGTAGATTTCACTACCAGTTGTAGAGAAAGACTGTGCTTATTGACTTTTTCTGGACAATTTGCAACAGCATTAGCCATACAATGAAGGACATATATAAatcagaaaaattaaaaatgtcacACCCATCAAATGATTTGCCACTGCATATTTCAATTCGCTCATACTGGCATAACTTCACAATGGTtatcatatttcattttctcctttataattttcatgctgttttatttatatattttcgaggtaattaagaaatattatcGATTTTTATTACATAGTTGCGACACTGCATGTTTACAGAATAGTTGCATTTTAATACAAATCTGCTGACATGCGAAATTCTTtacttaattttagaaaaacttGTAATTCACGATAACTaactaaagaaataaaataatagtcaAGTAACAATATTGTATAAACTCTTCAAAAGAGATTATAAAGTGCTAGTGAAATGTTTAAAAAGTATCGCtgtattcgaacaatatttatgTTGTGTTTGTCAGTCTAAAATATATTGCAAAAGTAAGAAAATTGCTACGCGAATATTTCACACATATTCGTTATTCCAAAGAGTGCACATCATTGACAACTTAAACATTATTCCATTCGCATACTCTTCGATTTAAtggtttttttaataatttcacgGACTATTCATGTTCTGTGTCACAAAGTACAGCAAACAGTATACACAAATTACCGACTAACTACTTCCGCCCCCACTTGCTTACACTTTTTCTTAGAGTATCGAAAAAAAGGATTATCACTACGTCTGTACTGTGATATCTTTACAGAAATTGCAATTGTTTTTGTGTTTAACATAATATTGTATCCTTCTGACTCACTTGACGCGTACGAAGAATGCAACGAGTAGGAACAAAATATTGTGACAaacgtgaaattaaaaattttctcaaactagaaattcgctagtaaattttttatatagCGTTCCTGATAGAATTTTTCATCCCGATAAATAACAACCGTaagtaaaaatttgttaaaatattcactggttaTCTTTTGCTGATATAATTTGTACATTACTACGTGTGCAGGTAACGGGTTTAAAGGTACAACGCGATAGGTTTTAAATTTTtttgataatatttaattttctttttaataatttgATATTATATACTGTGCTTCATAAATTTTCCAATGTAGTTGATATTTTAAAAGTTATCTACATTTGTAATGATTACCTGtacttaaaatttaaataatatttttatttaataaaatctgaAAAGAGTTTAAAGTATCTTACCAATTCGTGTTTCATATTTGCTTTACACATTGCGATTTGTACATTAATTAAGACGAAATTAAGATATAAACTCCATATGCATATACGTATGCATCATTAACAATTCACAAAACTTGACATTCCTGTTACTGtaggaaagaaaattatgcaCAAAAGAgcgggaaatttaattttaaacggaGTGAATGACgtacaaatttatattacactgtttttctttttatttattttacttttattctaTTACttaccgcgcgcgcgcgcacacacaaaaTTATGAcgaaaaatatatactttttaatattaaataagtaaaatttacGTCATTGTACAGACCTTTATGTTATTATTAACTTTTGCatagtttaaaatatttgaacatcAAAATCATTTactaaattttcacaaattcttTAATGTAATGATATATCAAAGTAAACAGTGCTTATAATATTATACTGTATACTGTATATAGCGATATATCAAACTAAACAATGCTTataatttcgtataattttatagCAATTGTACTATCTTACTATTAACTAGTTGAAGTAactaatatgtattttatttttaaaaaaatgtattctttttaTTGTACTCAAACTTAAAAATGATTGTAGGAATTGTTTTTCAttacaaattttcgtaaaaaatgaaCAATCACTTTATTATACATTCTTATCACACAAAAATGATTGAAACTTAGAAACAAAGTATTAGATAATTATAGTATAGATCATATACATTGTGATTGCAAATGTTAAAGGTCAGAATATATAGACATTAATATTTACAGATACTGAATCATGGCCTTCCTTTATGAAATTGAAACCTACGGTGTATATTATTGTTtaacatttaaaatttattacaattgtaTCAAAATTGAGCAAATTATGTATCAGCAAGACAGTTCACAAACTATGGgagtaaattaaatttaattgaaagATTAAAACAGGCATTATTTAATATGTAACGCAAGGAAGCAACAGTTATGAACACCTCCAGTGAATAATAAtatcagtatcagacttttaagCAATTGCATATTTGTCTTTAATTAATAGCAGTCTTTACGAGATGTGAATATCAAAATAATCGCTAAAGAAACTTTTTGACTAGAATATTTTATGTGCTTTTGTAGACATGGAGTTTTGCTACCACGTTACTGTcattcattttttatatatctCAAATATATAGAATTTCAAAACATTCTCTTATAATTACTGTATACTACCGGGTGACGTACAAATAATACTTCATGAAACATGACacgaaaattgtataaaattgttata
The sequence above is drawn from the Ptiloglossa arizonensis isolate GNS036 chromosome 1, iyPtiAriz1_principal, whole genome shotgun sequence genome and encodes:
- the LOC143154060 gene encoding putative E3 ubiquitin-protein ligase RNF144A isoform X1 — translated: MCKANMKHELGMPSLHSLVVRRAPLMDMGTATSSVTSVNPSTKIATNQKKVDKSNKLNGVRLPLLRKEASVVNLSLTERTALGKGVDAPLLRPESSASLEARGSSWLSVGPGVLRKCETAVGLSTSALEGRPINRSRVCSRCSSFLSLASSSRYSLAAGSFVTAGSFVTASSQQTLGRIFCKLCLVDTTLSKTFKIEGCGCSYCKDCMKAYVEFEIEEGAYEISCPDAQCEHGAILSIKEITSLVSPELMEKHHKFRLNRDVSMDKARAWCPRAGCETICSINATGSNGTAIGPVHCPNCSTDFCSICRESWHSGPCSDLSLGIPFDGDHIKCCPMCSVPIEKDEGCAQMMCKRCKHVFCWYCLASLDDDFLLRHYDKGPCKNKLGHSRASVIWHRTQVIGIFAGFGLLLLVASPFLLLAAPCVVCCKCRVCGSSRLEQEEGDTAT
- the LOC143154060 gene encoding putative E3 ubiquitin-protein ligase RNF144A isoform X2, with amino-acid sequence MPSLHSLVVRRAPLMDMGTATSSVTSVNPSTKIATNQKKVDKSNKLNGVRLPLLRKEASVVNLSLTERTALGKGVDAPLLRPESSASLEARGSSWLSVGPGVLRKCETAVGLSTSALEGRPINRSRVCSRCSSFLSLASSSRYSLAAGSFVTAGSFVTASSQQTLGRIFCKLCLVDTTLSKTFKIEGCGCSYCKDCMKAYVEFEIEEGAYEISCPDAQCEHGAILSIKEITSLVSPELMEKHHKFRLNRDVSMDKARAWCPRAGCETICSINATGSNGTAIGPVHCPNCSTDFCSICRESWHSGPCSDLSLGIPFDGDHIKCCPMCSVPIEKDEGCAQMMCKRCKHVFCWYCLASLDDDFLLRHYDKGPCKNKLGHSRASVIWHRTQVIGIFAGFGLLLLVASPFLLLAAPCVVCCKCRVCGSSRLEQEEGDTAT